In Mycteria americana isolate JAX WOST 10 ecotype Jacksonville Zoo and Gardens chromosome 3, USCA_MyAme_1.0, whole genome shotgun sequence, a single genomic region encodes these proteins:
- the NANP gene encoding N-acylneuraminate-9-phosphatase has protein sequence MGVHGVKAVFFDLDNTLVDTAAAGRRAIEEVVSALQSKHHYGEGEARVICDKVQAKLLKECHDPAKMCITDLRISHWEEAIQETIGGEANRNLAAECYFLWKTTRLQHLTLAEDTRGMLTELRKGVRLLLLTNGDKQTQREKIEACACQPYFDAIVVGGEQKEEKPAPSIFHYCCDLLGVQPAECVMVGDSLDTDIQGGLNAGLKATVWLNKAMTTPVDTSPVPHYIISSVLDLPAVLQKMEHKINAKLGTDHMASSNEAH, from the exons ATGGGGGTGCACGGCGTCAAGGCGGTCTTCTTCGACTTGGACAACACGCTGGTCGAcacggcggcggccgggcggcgcgcCATCGAGGAG GTGGTAAGCGCCCTGCAGTCGAAGCACCACTACGGTGAGGGAGAAGCCCGTGTCATTTGCGACAAGGTCCAGGCCAAGCTTCTCAAGGAGTGTCACGATCCCGCCAAGATGTGCATCACCGACCTGCGGATTTCGCACTGGGAGGAGGCGATCCAGGAGACGATCGGCGGGGAGGCGAACCGAAACCTGGCCGCCGAGTGCTATTTCCTGTGGAAAACGACCCGCCTCCAGCACCTCACCCTGGCCGAGGACACGCGGGGCATGCTCACCGAGCTGCGGAAAGGCGTCCGCTTGCTGCTCTTAACGAACGGCGACAAACAGACGCAGAGGGAGAAGATCGAAGCGTGCGCCTGTCAGCCCTACTTCGATGCCATCGTggtgggaggagagcagaaagaagagaaaccgGCGCCATCcatttttcattactgttgcGATCTCCTGGGGGTGCAGCCCGCAGAGTGTGTTATGGTTGGTGACTCTCTAGATACAGATATTCAAGGAGGCCTGAATGCTGGCTTGAAGGCAACTGTCTGGTTAAACAAAGCAATGACTACCCCAGTAGATACCTCCCCAGTACCTCACtatattatttcttctgttctggatCTTCCAGCAGTGTTACAGAAGATGGAGCACAAAATTAATGCTAAGTTAGGAACTGACCATATGGCTAGTAGTAACGAAGCACATTGA